The following proteins come from a genomic window of Oncorhynchus mykiss isolate Arlee chromosome 19, USDA_OmykA_1.1, whole genome shotgun sequence:
- the LOC110498019 gene encoding probable histone deacetylase 1-B — MALSSQGTKKKVCYYYDGDVGNYYYGQGHPMKPHRIRMTHNLLLNYGLYRKMEIYRPHKASGEEMTKYHSDDYIKFLRSIRPDNMSEYSKQMQRFNVGEDCPVFDGLFEFCQLSTGGSVAGAVKLNKQQTDIAINWAGGLHHAKKSEASGFCYVNDIVLAILELLKYHQRVLYIDIDIHHGDGVEEAFYTTDRVMTVSFHKYGEYFPGTGDLRDIGAGKGKYYAVNYPLRDGIDDESYEAIFKPIMTKVMEMYQPSAVVLQCGADSLSGDRLGCFNLTIKGHAKCVEYMKSFNLPLLMLGGGGYTIRNVARCWTYETAVALDSSIPNELPYNDYFEYFGPDFKLHISPSNMTNQNTNDYLEKIKQRLFENLRMLPHAPGVQMQAIPEDAVQEDSGDEEEEDPNKRISIRAHDKRIACDEEFSDSEDEAEGQGGGRRNAASFKKAKRTKTEEDKEKEGEEKKVGDDKKADDKKEVKEEKLPEEEKMDTTKGPKEESKTP; from the exons ATGGCGCTGAGTTCTCAAGGAACAAAGAAAAAAGTGTGCTACTATTACGATG GTGATGTTGGGAATTACTACTATGGCCAGGGGCATCCCATGAAGCCACACCGTATCCGCATGACACACAACCTCTTGCTGAACTATGGTCTCTACAGAAAGATGGAGATATAC CGACCTCACAAAGCCAGTGGAGAGGAGATGACCAAGTACCACAGTGACGACTACATCAAGTTCCTGCGTTCCATCCGGCCTGACAACATGTCGGAGTACAGCAAACAGATGCAGAGAT TTAACGTTGGTGAGGATTGCCCTGTGTTTGATGGCCTGTTTGAGTTCTGCCAGCTCTCAACAGGAGGCTCTGTTG CTGGAGCTGTGAAGCTGAACAAACAGCAGACAGACATTGCTATTAACTGGGCTGGAGGTCTCCATCACGCCAAGAAGTCTGAGGCGTCAGGTTTCTGCTATGTGAATGACATTGTGCTCGCCATTTTAGAGTTACTGAA ATACCACCAGAGAGTTCTGTACATAGACATTGACATTCACCATGGAGATGGAGTGGAGGAAGCGTTCTACACCACAGACCGGGTCATGACCGTGTCCTTCCACAAGTACGGAGAGTACTTCCCCGGCACTGGAGACCTGAGG GATATTGGCGCAGGGAAAGGCAAGTACTATGCTGTGAATTACCCTCTGAGAGATGGGATAGATGACGAGTCTTACGAAGCCATATTCAAGCCT atcaTGACTAAAGTGATGGAGATGTACCAGCCTAGTGCAGTGGTTCTTCAGTGTGGAGCTGACTCTCTCTCGGGAGACAGGCTTGGCTGCTTTAACCTCACCATCAAAGGCCATGCTAAGTGTGTGGAGTACATGAAGAGCTTCAACCTGCCCCTGCTGATGCTCGGTGGTGGAGGCTATACCATCCGGAACGTGGCCCGCTGCTGGACCTATGAGACAGCCGTGGCCCTAGACAGCTCCATACCAAACG AGCTTCCATACAATGATTACTTTGAGTACTTTGGGCCAGACTTCAAACTGCACATCAGTCCCTCCAACATGACCAACCAGAACACCAACGACTACCTGGAGAAGATCAA GCAGCGTCTGTTTGAGAACCTTCGAATGCTGCCCCACGCCCCGGGGGTCCAGATGCAGGCCATCCCAGAAGACGCCGTGCAGGAGGACAGtggagacgaggaggaggaagaccctAACAAACGGATATCCA TTCGCGCCCATGACAAGAGGATAGCGTGTGACGAGGAGTTCTCAGACTCTGAGGACGAGGCTGAGGGTCAAGGGGGCGGACGGAGAAATGCTGCCAGCTTCAAGAAAGCCAAGAGAACAAAGACTGAAGAAGAcaaagaaaaagagggagaagagaagaaagtaGGCGATGACAAGAAAGCTGATGACAAGAAAG AAGTAAAAGAAGAAAAGTTGCCAGAGGAGGAGAAAATGGACACAACAAAGGG ACCAAAAGAGGAGTCCAAGACACCGTGA
- the tmem54a gene encoding transmembrane protein 54a isoform X1, which yields MGNLGVCCADLKDNKTLMKMGLGLVLVGHVNFLLGALVHGVVLRHINVHVQARVMGYAIYIIIALVAGLVGIIAGIVAIVLSKNLKNRILMWALLVVSLVSGLLAIASTVGLTISMVKAIMSGGRGLLKNCKFPDAIGYSSVNECPFDPTRIYETTIILWVPLILMCVVEVVFSGRCFAVCTSFLRLCTCRRRRKIVNGRRVRIQTPGEMLPVSPSPESETESEPAEQHELLKPDSPTERSEWV from the exons ATGGGGAATTTAG GTGTGTGCTGTGCAGACCTGAAGGACAACAAGACCCTTATGAAAATGGGCCTAGGACTGGTGCTGGTGGGACACGTCAACTTCTTGCTGGGAGCGCTGGTACACGGCGTTGTGCTCAGGCACATCAACGTGCATGTTCAAGCCAGGGTCATGGGGTACGCCATCTACATCATCATCGCCCTGGTGGCAGGGCTCGTG GGAATCATAGCTGGAATAGTAGCCATTGTCCTATCCAAAAACCTGAAAAACAGGATTCTG ATGTGGGCGCTGTTGGTGGTCAGTTTAGTGTCAGGCCTTCTGGCAATCGCCTCCACTGTGGGGTTAACCATTTCCATGGTTAAGGCCATTATGAGTGGAGGTCGGGGCCTGTTGAAGAATTGCAAGTTCCCTGACGCGATTGGCTACTCCAGTGTCAATGAGTGCCCCTTTGACCCCACAAGGATCTAT GAAACGACTATTATTCTGTGGGTTCCTCTCATTCTAATGTGTGTGGTGGAAGTGGTGTTCTCAGGCCGCTGTTTTGCTGTCTGCACCTCCTTTCTCCGCCTCTGTACGTGCAGAAGACGAAGGAAGATTGTCAATGGCAGAAGG GTGCGCATTCAGACTCCAGGTGAAATGTTACCGGTGTCGCCTTCTCCTGAGTCAGAAACTGAGTCAGAGCCGGCAGAGCAACATGAACTGCTGAAGCCTGACTCACCGACCGAGAGGAGTGAATGGGTCTGA
- the tmem54a gene encoding transmembrane protein 54a isoform X2, with the protein MGNLGVCCADLKDNKTLMKMGLGLVLVGHVNFLLGALVHGVVLRHINVHVQARVMGYAIYIIIALVAGLVGIIAGIVAIVLSKNLKNRILMWALLVVSLVSGLLAIASTVGLTISMVKAIMSGGRGLLKNCKFPDAIGYSSVNECPFDPTRIYWCSQAAVLLSAPPFSASVRAEDEGRLSMAEGCAFRLQVKCYRCRLLLSQKLSQSRQSNMNC; encoded by the exons ATGGGGAATTTAG GTGTGTGCTGTGCAGACCTGAAGGACAACAAGACCCTTATGAAAATGGGCCTAGGACTGGTGCTGGTGGGACACGTCAACTTCTTGCTGGGAGCGCTGGTACACGGCGTTGTGCTCAGGCACATCAACGTGCATGTTCAAGCCAGGGTCATGGGGTACGCCATCTACATCATCATCGCCCTGGTGGCAGGGCTCGTG GGAATCATAGCTGGAATAGTAGCCATTGTCCTATCCAAAAACCTGAAAAACAGGATTCTG ATGTGGGCGCTGTTGGTGGTCAGTTTAGTGTCAGGCCTTCTGGCAATCGCCTCCACTGTGGGGTTAACCATTTCCATGGTTAAGGCCATTATGAGTGGAGGTCGGGGCCTGTTGAAGAATTGCAAGTTCCCTGACGCGATTGGCTACTCCAGTGTCAATGAGTGCCCCTTTGACCCCACAAGGATCTAT TGGTGTTCTCAGGCCGCTGTTTTGCTGTCTGCACCTCCTTTCTCCGCCTCTGTACGTGCAGAAGACGAAGGAAGATTGTCAATGGCAGAAGG GTGCGCATTCAGACTCCAGGTGAAATGTTACCGGTGTCGCCTTCTCCTGAGTCAGAAACTGAGTCAGAGCCGGCAGAGCAACATGAACTGCTGA
- the pabpc4 gene encoding polyadenylate-binding protein 4 isoform X3 — protein MNTANEGSYPMASLYVGDLHPDITEAMLYEKFSPAGPVLSIRVCRDMITRRSLGYAYVNFSQPTDAERALDTMNFDVVKGKPIRIMWSQRDPSLRKSGVGNVFIKNLDKTIDNKALYDTFSAFGNILSCKVVCDENGSQGYAFVHFETQDAADRAIEKMNGMLLNDRKVFVGRFKSRKEREAELGAKAKEFTNVYIKNFGDDMNDDKLKEMFDQYGKTLSVRVMADPSGKSRGFGFVSYEKHEDANKVGM, from the exons ATGAACACAGCGAATGAGGGGAGTTATCCAATGGCTTCTCTATATGTTGGCGACCTGCACCCTGATATCACTGAAGCTATGCTGTATGAGAAATTCAGCCCAGCTGGACCAGTGCTGTCTATTCGAGTGTGTCGTGATATGATCACCCGACGCTCTCTGGGTTATGCCTATGTGAATTTCTCGCAACCCACGGACG CCGAGAGAGCCCTGGACACCATGAACTTTGATGTGGTGAAAGGGAAGCCAATCAGAATCATGTGGTCACAGCGAGATCCCTCACTCAGGAAGTCTGGGGTGGGCAACGTGTTCATCAAGAACCTGGACAAGACCATTGATAACAAGGCCCTCTATGACACCTTCTCTGCCTTTGGGAACATCCTTTCTTGCAAA GTTGTATGTGATGAGAATGGATCCCAGGGATACGCGTTTGTGCACTTTGAAACGCAGGACGCAGCTGACCGCGCCATCGAGAAGATGAACGGCATGCTTCTGAACGATCGCAAGGT GTTCGTTGGACGATTCAAGTCTCggaaggagagggaggcagaacTGGGGGCCAAAGCAAAGGAGTTCACCAACGTCTATATCaagaactttggagacgacatgaATGATGACAAGCTAAAGGAAATGTTTGATCAATACG GTAAAACTCTCAGTGTGAGGGTTATGGCTGACCCCAGTGGCAAATCCAGAGGTTTTGGCTTTGTGAGTTACGAGAAACACGAGGACGCTAACAAGGTAG GCATGTGA